The following coding sequences are from one Hymenobacter sp. DG25A window:
- a CDS encoding aspartate aminotransferase family protein produces the protein MQTASFTSRQLFLRHQAQTSDFPLLLEIERAEGVYMYGFDGRRYLDLISGIGVSNVGHRHPKVLAAIHQQLDKYLHLMVYGELVQAPPAELAHALHHTLPTRLDSVYFTNSGTEAVEGALKLAKRYTGRTELISCHRAYHGSTQGALSVTGSEEFKRSYRPLLPDVRHIEFNHQADLQHITSRTAAVIVETVQGEAGVRVALPGYLPALRQRCTEVGALLILDEIQCGFGRTGTFWAFEQFGIEPDILLTAKGMGGGMPIGAFIAPQEIMAVFKTNPILGHLTTFGGHPVSCAASLATLRVIQEENLLSGVHEKAALFRRLLRHPAIREVRGCGLLMAVEFESFAVLKPIIDWALEHEGVLTDWFLFCDNSLRLAPPLTISNEEIEVACAALLRAVEHVTGALAS, from the coding sequence ATGCAAACGGCTTCATTTACCTCCCGCCAGCTTTTTTTGCGCCATCAGGCCCAAACCTCTGATTTCCCTTTGCTGCTTGAAATTGAGCGGGCCGAAGGAGTGTATATGTACGGTTTTGATGGCCGCCGCTACCTGGATTTAATTTCCGGAATTGGGGTAAGTAACGTAGGCCACCGCCACCCCAAAGTGTTGGCGGCCATTCATCAGCAGTTGGATAAATACCTGCACCTGATGGTATATGGTGAGCTGGTGCAGGCCCCGCCGGCCGAGCTGGCCCACGCCCTGCACCACACCCTGCCCACCCGTCTGGACTCAGTATATTTCACCAACTCCGGCACCGAGGCCGTGGAAGGTGCCCTGAAGCTGGCCAAGCGCTATACCGGCCGCACCGAGCTTATTTCCTGTCACCGCGCTTATCATGGCTCCACGCAGGGCGCGTTGTCTGTTACAGGGTCGGAGGAATTCAAGCGCAGCTACCGCCCTTTGCTGCCCGATGTGCGCCACATCGAGTTCAACCACCAGGCCGATTTGCAGCATATCACCTCCCGCACCGCCGCCGTAATAGTGGAAACCGTGCAGGGCGAAGCCGGCGTTCGGGTAGCGCTTCCGGGCTATTTGCCGGCCTTGCGCCAGCGCTGCACCGAGGTAGGCGCCCTGCTGATTCTGGATGAGATTCAGTGCGGGTTTGGGCGCACGGGTACCTTCTGGGCATTTGAGCAGTTTGGCATCGAGCCGGATATTCTTCTCACGGCCAAAGGCATGGGCGGTGGCATGCCCATTGGGGCGTTTATTGCGCCCCAGGAAATCATGGCTGTTTTCAAAACCAACCCTATTCTGGGGCACCTCACCACGTTTGGCGGGCACCCGGTGTCGTGCGCGGCTTCCCTGGCTACGCTACGTGTTATTCAGGAGGAAAACCTGCTAAGTGGCGTGCACGAAAAAGCCGCCCTGTTCAGGCGGCTTCTGCGGCACCCGGCCATCCGCGAGGTGCGGGGCTGTGGATTATTGATGGCAGTGGAATTTGAGTCGTTTGCTGTGCTGAAGCCCATTATTGACTGGGCTCTGGAGCACGAAGGTGTGCTGACGGACTGGTTTCTGTTCTGTGATAATTCACTGCGGCTGGCTCCTCCCCTCACTATCTCAAATGAGGAAATTGAAGTAGCCTGCGCGGCGCTGCTGCGGGCTGTAGAGCACGTAACGGGCGCCCTGGCCAGCTAA